Genomic segment of Nocardiopsis mwathae:
CGGTTCGGCACCGCTACCGATATCACCCGGTTCACCTTCGAGGTCGACACTGACGAGTGGCGCGAGATGCGCGGACCCGCCTCGGCGGGGCGCCCCGGCATCGTCGACCGCGCCGCCAGCCAGACCGACCGCTTCGACCGCCGCCTGGAGGAGCAGCTGCTGCGCTACCTGCACTCGCTGCGGTCGCGGATCACCGAGATCGCCGACGCGCAGGGGTGGGCGTCCATCGTCATCACCGGTGACTCCCGGCTGATCGATGTCGTCCGCAAGGGCCTTCCGGCCAACGGTCCCCGCGACATCGTGCTGCTGGACCGCGTGGTCGAGACGCTCCCGGTCTCCGACATCGCCGCCCGGGTGCGTCCGGACCTGGAGGCCGCGCGTGTCCGCCGGTGCCGGGAGCAGGCCGAGCGGGCCCGTGACGCGGCGCTGTCCGGAGGTCCGGGGACCGTGGGGCTCAGCGACACCCTCGGCGCCTTCCGTGAGGGCCGGGTGGCCCACCTCTTCCTCGACGGGTCCCGGGAGATGCGCGGCCACCGGGCCGCCGACGGCTGGTACTACGCCCAGGGTGAGACCCCGCCGGGCGACTCCGGCACCGGCATGGCCGAGGAGCGGGACCTGGGCGAGCGCATGATCGAACTGGGCCTGGCCGGGGGCGCCGAGGTGACGGTGCTGCCGGAGACGGCCGCGGACGTCCTTGCGGAGGACGACGGCGTCGCGGCGCTGCTGCGCTGGTGAGCCCGGATCCGTCCCGCCCCTGATCGCGGGGCGGGACGGATGCCGCGCGCTCGGGGTCCACGCGGGCCGCGGCGCGGTGGGCGACACGGGTGCAGGCGGGCGTGGCCGGTGGACCGGCCACGCCCTGGGAGCCGGCCCTGAGACTCAGCGGCGGTAGCTGTGCCGCGCGTGGTGGCGCATCAGCAGTGTGGCCGTCGCGAAGATCAACGGGATCCCGATGGCGAGTAGGGCCATGATGACCAGCTCGGCGGTTTGCAGTCCCATGTCAGTGGTGTACCCGTCCGGTGCGGTGAATCACCGCCCGCCGCACGTGCGGCCGTCCGCCCTCGTCCTGCCCGCACGAAAGGGGCCGGGGTCCGCGGATGCGCGACATCGCCGTCCGACGCCGAGTCGGCCGTGCGCGCGCCGACCCCGGCCGTCGGCGTGATCTGGGACTTCTCCGTTTCGTAAGCCCGGCGTTACCGACGGGCAAGTTAAGGTTCTCCGGTGCCCACTGCATTATTGGCCGATAATGCCGTCAGATGGGATCCGCGGTGCGGATGATCCATCCGATGTCAGGGTTCTGCCAACGCCGACGGCTGGGAGTGAATAACCCGTGAAGATACGTCATGGCTGGTGCGCGCGGGCGGCCGCGGCCCTTGCGTCAGCCGCTCTCGTGCTGGGCCTGTGCGGGGCCGGGGCCGCGCTCGCGGACCCGGTCACGGGCGATCCGCAGGCGGGGACCGAAAAGTTGGGGTTCGGGCCCAAGAATGTGATTTTCCTGATCGGCGACGGGATGGGGTACAACCAGGTCGACGCCGGCAGTCTGTACGAGAACGGTACCTCTTTCAACCAGGTCCGCGTCGATCCGGAAACGGGGAAGATCGAACACGAGCCGGGCACGGCGAGCCAGGTGTACGAGAATTTCCCGGTGCGCCTGGGAATGGCGACATATCAGCACCGGAACGGCTATGAACCCGACAAGGCCTGGGGGGATTTCGCGTGGGTCCTGAAGAACCCGCCGGACTCCGCCGCGACGGCGACGGCCATGGCGACCGGCGTGCGCACGTACAACGGCGCCATCGGGCTGGACCCCGACCGCCTACCGGTGCGCAACCTCACCGAGCGCGCCCAGGAGCTCGGCAAGGCCAGCGGCGTGGTCACCAGCGTGCAGTTCAGCCACGCCACCCCGGCCGCGTTCGTCGCGCACAACGAGAGCCGGGGGAACTACCGCCAGATCGCCCGGGAGATGGTCTGGGAGCACGAGCTCGACGTCCTGATGGGAGCCGGCCACCCCTACTTCGACGATGACGGACAGGCCCGGGACACGCCGGACTTCCGCTACATCGACGAGGCGACCTACGAGGCCGCCGTGTCCGGGGCCACAGGGCACACCTTCATCGAGAAGGCGGGCGACTTCGCCGACCTCGCGGACGCGTTCGACCCGCCCGAGCGCGTCTTCGGACTGCCCCAGGTGGCGCGCACCCTGCAGTTCCACCGCAGCGGGCCGGACCGGGACGCCGACGGCACGCCCGTCGAGGGGGCCGAGCCCTACACTGCCCCCGAACTGCGG
This window contains:
- a CDS encoding alkaline phosphatase, encoding MIFLIGDGMGYNQVDAGSLYENGTSFNQVRVDPETGKIEHEPGTASQVYENFPVRLGMATYQHRNGYEPDKAWGDFAWVLKNPPDSAATATAMATGVRTYNGAIGLDPDRLPVRNLTERAQELGKASGVVTSVQFSHATPAAFVAHNESRGNYRQIAREMVWEHELDVLMGAGHPYFDDDGQARDTPDFRYIDEATYEAAVSGATGHTFIEKAGDFADLADAFDPPERVFGLPQVARTLQFHRSGPDRDADGTPVEGAEPYTAPELRTVPSLAEMASGALNVLDNASDRGMFLMVEGGAIDWGGHGNEMGRMIEEQLAFNEAIETVVDWVERESSWQETLVVVTADHETGYLAGPGAGADTGWTPLRGEAGGLPEHSWHTGGHTNSLVPLYAKGPGASRIDHHARHTDPVRGDYLENVKLAESVFDFWGRGDTASP
- a CDS encoding VLRF1 family aeRF1-type release factor, which translates into the protein MILDQASLRDLATMSDDSGVLSVYATADPRDRTASPTWRRTVANSITRLRNEVAANGDKKHAAAVLSRLEKLEPELDGILGATEPGLGRALFAPVSSDEVRTVVVQVPLVDCAVLEPKPYLRPLAAAFATGAPAGVLAVAQDGLRVVDVRFGTATDITRFTFEVDTDEWREMRGPASAGRPGIVDRAASQTDRFDRRLEEQLLRYLHSLRSRITEIADAQGWASIVITGDSRLIDVVRKGLPANGPRDIVLLDRVVETLPVSDIAARVRPDLEAARVRRCREQAERARDAALSGGPGTVGLSDTLGAFREGRVAHLFLDGSREMRGHRAADGWYYAQGETPPGDSGTGMAEERDLGERMIELGLAGGAEVTVLPETAADVLAEDDGVAALLRW